In Bosea vestrisii, a single genomic region encodes these proteins:
- a CDS encoding molybdopterin-dependent oxidoreductase has translation MSTPIAPHNPRPKMGPSGIYRRLPLEPHQMDERLTATSDLFVLIHMGTPAVEVSTWSLGIGGMVSRPLSIPLTELRSLPRVAVQTVHQCAGNPLQPTVPTRRVACVEWAGVALKSLIDLTELDPRATHMWSFGMDHGEFEGTPCDGYGKDLTIDRLLESGALIAYELNGSPLPMEHGFPARLVVPGYYGTNTVKWLDRIEFRDKPLDALFTTTYYNDAKSPAEARKPVWEIPVGSLFTSPAPGSSHHRDDGLDVAGWAWAKSGVSRVEVSVDGGANWRPAKLEPDRGAAWRRFEETLVVAEPGPLGLVVRATANDGRSQPPDGVRYAAHSVTINVI, from the coding sequence ATGAGCACGCCGATCGCACCTCACAATCCTCGGCCCAAAATGGGCCCGAGCGGGATCTATCGCCGTCTTCCCTTGGAACCTCATCAGATGGATGAGCGCCTCACCGCGACCAGCGACCTCTTTGTCCTGATCCACATGGGAACACCCGCTGTCGAAGTGTCGACGTGGTCGCTGGGCATCGGAGGAATGGTTTCGCGCCCACTCTCGATCCCGCTGACCGAACTTCGAAGCTTGCCGCGCGTGGCGGTCCAGACCGTCCATCAGTGCGCCGGAAATCCGCTCCAGCCGACCGTTCCCACGCGTCGGGTGGCTTGTGTGGAATGGGCCGGAGTCGCTCTCAAATCCCTGATCGACCTGACGGAACTGGATCCCAGGGCGACCCATATGTGGTCGTTCGGTATGGATCACGGGGAATTCGAAGGGACCCCGTGCGATGGATACGGCAAGGACCTCACAATCGATCGGCTTCTGGAGTCCGGCGCCTTGATTGCGTACGAGCTGAACGGTAGCCCCTTGCCCATGGAGCACGGCTTTCCTGCACGCCTCGTCGTTCCCGGCTACTACGGTACCAACACGGTGAAGTGGCTTGACAGGATCGAGTTTCGGGACAAGCCGCTCGATGCGCTTTTCACGACCACCTATTACAATGATGCGAAGTCCCCCGCCGAGGCGCGGAAGCCAGTATGGGAGATCCCCGTCGGCTCGCTCTTCACCTCACCGGCCCCGGGATCGTCCCATCATCGCGACGATGGTCTCGACGTTGCCGGGTGGGCGTGGGCGAAGTCGGGCGTGTCTCGCGTCGAGGTCAGCGTCGATGGCGGTGCCAACTGGCGTCCCGCCAAACTTGAACCGGATCGGGGCGCCGCCTGGCGACGTTTCGAGGAGACGCTCGTTGTGGCGGAGCCAGGACCTCTCGGACTGGTCGTACGAGCTACGGCGAACGACGGCCGCAGCCAGCCCCCCGATGGGGTACGATATGCTGCCCACTCCGTCACCATCAACGTAATATAA
- a CDS encoding carbon-nitrogen hydrolase family protein: protein MGQLPRFKAAAIHAAPVFLDKAATTRKAIALIQEASRAGAEFIAFPETYIPAFPVWSAIWAPIENHDFFIRMSQESVLIDGPEVSEIRREARRLGVFVSIGISERSPASVGCMWNSNLIIGDDGAVLVHHRKLVPTFYEKLVWAAGDGDGLRVADTRIGRLGGLICGENTNPLARYTLMAQGEQVHVSSWPPIWPTRPPANGGNFNNVAANRIRASAHSFEAKAFGIATAGFMDKSMRDQLVDRDPKTAEVLDATPRGASFIIDPTGELISDTLQDEEGIAYAEIDIGRCIEPKQFHDVVGYYNRFDVFELTVRRTRQRPVRFVNDETACSAAPARQPDQNDLDFRKIAFQEEGA, encoded by the coding sequence ATGGGACAGCTCCCACGCTTCAAGGCTGCGGCAATCCACGCTGCACCCGTCTTCCTCGACAAGGCTGCGACGACCCGCAAGGCGATAGCGCTCATCCAGGAGGCATCGCGGGCAGGGGCGGAGTTCATAGCCTTTCCGGAAACCTATATTCCGGCATTCCCGGTCTGGTCGGCGATCTGGGCCCCGATCGAGAACCATGATTTTTTTATCCGGATGTCGCAGGAGTCGGTTCTGATCGACGGGCCGGAGGTCTCCGAGATACGACGCGAGGCGCGACGACTGGGCGTCTTCGTCTCGATCGGCATAAGCGAGCGCTCGCCCGCCAGCGTCGGCTGCATGTGGAACTCCAATCTGATCATCGGCGACGATGGCGCGGTCCTGGTCCACCATCGAAAGCTCGTTCCGACCTTCTATGAAAAGCTGGTCTGGGCCGCCGGCGATGGTGACGGGCTGCGCGTTGCCGATACGCGCATCGGTCGACTGGGCGGGCTTATCTGTGGCGAGAACACAAATCCGCTGGCCCGGTACACCCTCATGGCGCAGGGCGAGCAGGTTCACGTGTCGAGCTGGCCGCCGATCTGGCCCACAAGGCCGCCGGCGAACGGCGGTAATTTCAACAATGTCGCGGCCAACCGCATCCGCGCCAGCGCCCATTCGTTCGAGGCCAAAGCCTTCGGCATCGCCACTGCTGGTTTCATGGACAAATCGATGCGCGACCAACTCGTCGATAGAGATCCGAAGACCGCGGAAGTGCTCGACGCCACGCCTCGCGGTGCGTCGTTCATCATCGATCCTACCGGCGAGCTGATTAGCGACACCCTGCAGGACGAGGAGGGTATCGCTTACGCGGAAATCGACATCGGCCGGTGCATCGAGCCCAAGCAGTTTCACGACGTGGTGGGATACTACAACCGCTTCGATGTGTTCGAGCTCACCGTGCGACGGACCCGGCAGCGACCCGTGCGCTTTGTCAATGACGAGACGGCCTGCAGCGCCGCGCCTGCGCGGCAGCCTGATCAGAACGATCTAGACTTCAGGAAGATCGCCTTTCAAGAGGAAGGCGCCTGA
- a CDS encoding aldolase, whose protein sequence is MAHSIKAVAGNPAHVPGPNQPNLNAGIVWEARRDLAATFRMAARYGFEEGICNHFSALVPGYDDLFIVNPYGWAFRELTASSLLICDFHGNVVSGKGQPEATAFYIHARVHKNLPRAKVAFHTHMPYATALSMTEGEPLIFAGQTALKFYGRTAFDRDYNGLALDESEGDRIAAAIGDADIVFMKSHGVMVLAPNVAEAWDDLYYLERACQVQAIALATGRTVLPVKREIAEAAARQMREGDPESARLHLASIRRQLDVEEPAYRD, encoded by the coding sequence ATGGCCCACTCCATAAAGGCAGTTGCTGGAAATCCGGCCCATGTCCCCGGTCCGAACCAGCCGAACCTCAATGCAGGCATCGTCTGGGAAGCCCGCCGCGACCTTGCCGCAACTTTCCGCATGGCGGCGCGCTACGGCTTCGAGGAGGGCATCTGCAACCACTTTTCGGCGCTGGTCCCAGGCTATGACGATCTCTTTATCGTCAACCCCTACGGCTGGGCATTCCGCGAGCTGACGGCGTCGAGCCTGTTGATCTGCGACTTCCACGGCAATGTCGTCTCCGGCAAGGGCCAGCCCGAGGCGACTGCCTTCTACATCCACGCCCGCGTCCACAAGAACCTGCCGCGCGCCAAGGTCGCATTCCACACCCACATGCCCTATGCGACGGCGCTCTCGATGACCGAGGGCGAGCCCCTGATCTTCGCCGGGCAGACGGCGCTGAAGTTCTACGGCCGCACGGCATTCGACCGCGACTATAACGGCCTTGCTCTCGACGAAAGCGAGGGCGATCGCATCGCCGCGGCGATCGGCGATGCCGACATCGTCTTCATGAAGAGCCACGGCGTCATGGTGCTGGCGCCGAACGTCGCAGAGGCCTGGGACGACCTCTATTATCTCGAGCGCGCCTGCCAGGTGCAGGCAATCGCGCTCGCGACCGGACGCACGGTGCTGCCGGTGAAGCGAGAGATCGCTGAGGCCGCAGCCCGCCAGATGCGCGAGGGTGATCCGGAGTCTGCGCGGCTTCATCTCGCCTCGATCCGCCGCCAGCTCGATGTCGAGGAGCCGGCCTATCGCGATTGA
- a CDS encoding amidohydrolase, giving the protein MTTLDHDALVAEITAWRRDLHAHPEFGFEETRTSAFVAAKLREFGLDEVVEGVGGTGIVGTLKRGNGNRAIALRADMDALRIPEQGEASYRSRNPGVMHACGHDGHTAMLLGAAKLLAADAGFDGTVRFIFQPAEEWGRGALAMLDDGLMERFPFEEIYGLHNAPGLAIGRFQTRPGAIMSAEDNFEIVLTGIGGHAARPHSGNETLVAACALVTSLQTIVSRRLSPSDIAVVSVTELITDGTRNALPGQARILGDARSFAPEVSAEIERQMRTIAEGIARAYNLQHAVTYTREFVPLVNDAALTDEALAVARETLGPDKVSVVSAPFTGSEDFARFLDHVPGCFAFLGNGDSAPLHNPRYDFDDAGLIPGMHFHAGIVRRRLPTA; this is encoded by the coding sequence ATGACTACGCTGGACCATGACGCGCTGGTGGCGGAGATAACCGCTTGGCGGCGCGATCTTCACGCCCATCCCGAGTTCGGCTTCGAGGAGACGCGCACCAGCGCCTTCGTCGCGGCCAAGCTGCGCGAGTTTGGCCTCGACGAGGTGGTAGAAGGTGTCGGCGGCACCGGCATCGTGGGCACGCTGAAACGCGGCAACGGCAATCGTGCGATCGCGCTCCGGGCCGACATGGATGCACTGCGTATCCCGGAACAAGGCGAGGCATCCTATCGATCCCGGAATCCCGGCGTGATGCACGCCTGCGGCCATGACGGCCATACGGCCATGCTACTCGGGGCGGCGAAACTGCTGGCCGCGGATGCCGGCTTCGACGGCACGGTACGCTTCATCTTCCAGCCCGCGGAGGAATGGGGGCGTGGCGCGCTCGCCATGCTCGACGACGGCTTGATGGAGCGGTTTCCGTTCGAGGAGATCTACGGGCTGCACAACGCGCCGGGGCTCGCCATCGGCCGTTTCCAGACCAGGCCCGGGGCAATCATGTCGGCGGAAGACAATTTTGAGATCGTGTTGACGGGCATCGGGGGACACGCCGCCCGCCCGCATTCGGGCAACGAAACCCTCGTCGCCGCCTGTGCGCTGGTCACGAGCCTGCAGACCATCGTCTCTAGGCGCCTAAGCCCGTCCGACATTGCGGTCGTCTCGGTGACGGAACTGATCACCGACGGCACGCGCAACGCTTTGCCCGGCCAGGCCAGGATCCTTGGAGACGCCCGCAGCTTCGCGCCCGAGGTCAGCGCCGAGATTGAGCGACAGATGCGGACCATCGCCGAGGGGATCGCCCGCGCCTATAATTTGCAGCATGCCGTCACTTATACGCGCGAATTCGTGCCGCTCGTGAACGACGCGGCGCTGACCGACGAGGCCTTGGCCGTCGCGCGTGAGACGCTCGGGCCGGATAAGGTCTCCGTCGTCTCGGCCCCCTTCACCGGGTCGGAGGACTTCGCCCGTTTTCTCGACCACGTGCCCGGCTGCTTCGCTTTCCTCGGCAATGGCGACAGCGCGCCGCTGCACAACCCGCGCTATGACTTCGACGATGCCGGCCTAATTCCCGGCATGCACTTCCATGCAGGGATCGTTCGTCGGCGCTTGCCAACGGCCTGA